The sequence AGGAAGGATGGATGTGCTCTTTGCAGGATCTAGACTGTCAGGACAGCATAATCCACAGAAAAATAGCACAGAGCTCATTGTAACCCTGGCTCTCACAGTGTGGCTGTTTGTCATGCCTCTGTTGGCCAGAACATGAGCAGAGCTTTATGAGACAGCTGCAGCCTTCAAGCTGACGATCCTGGTTATTTTGCTTAAACAACACAGGCCTGTGCTTTGAGTCTCTGCTTTTAATATTCCGGTTTGGTGCATTGAAAAATCCCATATTTAacgtttcattaaaaaaaaggagggtgtgtttttccccctcttagTTCACATAAATGTATAATTGTTAGTTGCCTTGAAAATATCTTGTATCAGGGAGTTCAGAAAGTTCAAATACATGGAATACAACCTTTCATCCCTTTGCCCTCTTTTAGCTGTCAATTGCAGGTTTCATCGTTTTCTTAAAGGGCCTGCTCCAAAGTGCAtgtagtcaatggaaaaactaCCTTTGGCTTCCATCAGTATTGGTTCAGACCCTCTTAGAGGGAGTGGGAACACTCAATCCCAAGGAAGTAGGAAAATATGAATGTTTTTCTATGCAAAATTGCaagacaaaattaaaaacaaacaatcaaaaataattttcattcaaattttccatggaaaatttcagctgtttgtccccccaaaataataatttaatgaaTTGGGAATGTTGCCATGGTCTCTAATGGGAGCTGTACTTCAAGTTCCTCATGTTCCCATTCTCTTCCATAGGCAGGGCTCACTGCttggactacatcttccatggtGCACAATTCACAGTCAAAATACTTCCGATTTCAGACCAAATATATCAGATTACGGCTGAACTATTTTATGTTATTTCCCCCTGAAAACAcggaattttccatgggaaatggaataaaataaaaccccATTTTCCAATTAGCTTTACACATTACTCCCCTATTAAATATTCTCTTTCGTATCTCATTTCTGTGACAAGGGATAACACCAACCTTTACTGTACATCAGAGGAGCCATGGGAGATATTTTGAGATAACCATTGTTCCGTCCCCTCATTTGCCTCTTCTTTGGTTGCAGAGAGAATCTACAGGATAAATGGCACTGGGGAATTATACCACAGTGACTGGCTTCATCCTCCAGGGAATAACAGAAAATCCAAAGCTGCAAATCATCCTCTTCATGACATTCTCCTTCATCTATTTCTGCACCCTGGTGGGGAATCTAGGGATGATCATGTTAATCCGTGTTGATCCCCGACTCCACACCTCCATGTATTTTTTCCTCAGCAGCTTGTCTCTCTTAGATATTGGCTACTCCTCTGTGATTGCCCCAAAGACACTGGTCATCTTTTCTACAGAGACTAAAGACATTTCTTTTGCAGGGTGTGTGGTTCagtttttcttcctctctctttgtGCCAACACCGAGCTTTGCCTCCTGGCAGTGATGGCCTACGATCGCTTTGTAGCCATCTGCAAACCATTGCTTTATCATGTAGTTATGTCCAGGAGAGTCTGCATCCAGTTGGTGGTGGGCTCTTATCTCTATGCTTTTGCCAGTGCAATCACCCACACTAGTTCTTTGTTTTCTCTGTCCTTCTGCCACTTCAATGTCCTTgatcatttcttctgtgacatcccTCCTCTCCAAAAGATCTCATGCTCCAACACTCGCATCGATGAGCTGGTGCATTTCACCTTTGCAGCTATAGCAACCATTgtaaccattg is a genomic window of Malaclemys terrapin pileata isolate rMalTer1 chromosome 4, rMalTer1.hap1, whole genome shotgun sequence containing:
- the LOC128835645 gene encoding olfactory receptor 1009-like produces the protein MALGNYTTVTGFILQGITENPKLQIILFMTFSFIYFCTLVGNLGMIMLIRVDPRLHTSMYFFLSSLSLLDIGYSSVIAPKTLVIFSTETKDISFAGCVVQFFFLSLCANTELCLLAVMAYDRFVAICKPLLYHVVMSRRVCIQLVVGSYLYAFASAITHTSSLFSLSFCHFNVLDHFFCDIPPLQKISCSNTRIDELVHFTFAAIATIVTIVIILVSYTYIIFAILRIRSSEGRRKAFNTCASHLTVVALLYGTLFFMYLRPSSSNSADQDKVVAVFYTLVIPMLNPLIYSLRNKEVKDALRRTIYQKIIPRCM